The Streptomyces sp. HSG2 genome has a segment encoding these proteins:
- a CDS encoding sugar ABC transporter permease produces the protein MTATPTKGPPSADAGRSARARRRRRVTALLFVLPALLLLGALVVYPVLFSVGRSLFDASGTRFVGGENYAEMFRDPATLTAIRNTAIWVVVAPVLLTGLGLILAVLVEKVRWATAFKLLLFMPMAVSFLAAGIIFRLAYDENPDKGVLNAAVVGVHDAVTGGSPYPAARPRPGMGLEEGGDGSYLTEASPGRTVTLGLVGVRPDDVPADAEDALAAAERRAGADELRGVVYLDFTPGGGGEPGVVDPGERGLPGIEVEARRDGTTVATTTTAADGSFAFEGLDDATYTVELPARNFAPPYQGVSWLGPALVTPAIIGAYLWIWTGFAMVLIGAGLAALPRDALEAARMDGANEWQIFHRITVPLLAPVLTVVFVTLVINVMKVFDLVYIIAPGPVQQDATVLATQMWLVSFGGGNDQGLGSALGVLLLLLVVPAMVFNVRRFRRNQR, from the coding sequence ATGACCGCGACCCCGACCAAGGGACCGCCCTCCGCCGACGCCGGCCGCTCCGCGCGCGCCCGACGGCGGAGGCGGGTCACCGCCCTCCTCTTCGTCCTGCCCGCGCTGCTCCTGCTCGGTGCCCTCGTCGTCTACCCGGTGCTCTTCTCCGTCGGTCGGAGCCTCTTCGACGCCTCGGGGACCCGCTTCGTCGGCGGTGAGAACTACGCCGAGATGTTCCGTGACCCCGCCACACTCACGGCCATCCGCAACACCGCGATCTGGGTCGTGGTGGCGCCGGTCCTGCTGACCGGCCTCGGGCTGATCCTCGCCGTGCTGGTGGAGAAGGTCCGCTGGGCGACCGCGTTCAAGCTGCTGCTGTTCATGCCGATGGCGGTGTCCTTCCTGGCCGCCGGGATCATCTTCCGACTCGCCTACGACGAGAACCCGGACAAGGGCGTGCTCAACGCGGCCGTCGTCGGCGTGCACGACGCCGTCACGGGCGGCTCGCCCTACCCGGCCGCGCGGCCCCGGCCGGGCATGGGGCTGGAGGAGGGCGGTGACGGCTCCTACCTGACCGAGGCGTCACCGGGTCGGACCGTGACGCTGGGGTTGGTCGGGGTCAGGCCCGACGACGTGCCCGCCGACGCCGAGGACGCCCTCGCCGCCGCCGAACGGCGAGCGGGCGCCGACGAACTGCGCGGCGTCGTCTACCTGGACTTCACCCCGGGTGGCGGAGGAGAGCCGGGCGTCGTCGATCCCGGGGAGCGGGGACTGCCCGGGATCGAGGTGGAGGCGCGCCGAGACGGGACGACGGTGGCCACCACGACCACCGCGGCGGACGGCTCGTTCGCCTTCGAGGGACTCGACGACGCCACCTACACGGTGGAGTTGCCGGCCCGGAACTTCGCCCCGCCCTACCAGGGCGTGTCGTGGCTCGGCCCCGCACTCGTCACCCCGGCGATCATCGGCGCCTACCTCTGGATCTGGACCGGGTTCGCGATGGTGCTCATCGGCGCCGGACTCGCGGCGCTGCCCCGGGACGCGCTGGAGGCGGCCCGAATGGACGGGGCCAACGAGTGGCAGATCTTCCACCGGATCACGGTGCCCCTGCTGGCACCGGTGCTCACCGTCGTCTTCGTCACCCTCGTCATCAACGTGATGAAGGTGTTCGACCTCGTCTACATCATCGCGCCGGGCCCGGTGCAGCAGGACGCGACGGTCCTCGCCACCCAGATGTGGCTCGTCTCCTTCGGCGGTGGCAACGACCAGGGCCTCGGCAGTGCCCTCGGTGTGCTCCTGCTGCTGCTGGTGGTCCCCGCGATGGTCTTCAACGTCCGCCGCTTCAGGAGGAACCAGCGATGA
- a CDS encoding ABC transporter substrate-binding protein: MMRRRTTLLTGCTALVLALGATACGGGTVEAGGDKSLDGSTVTVAGVWSGAEQENFQKVLDAFSEKTGARTEFVATGDNVSTVVGSKIEGGNAPDVVMVPQVGVLEQFAEAGWLEPLSDTARESIEANYAGVWQDYGTVDDTLYGLYFKAAHKSTVWYDPDALAQAGVRPPTTYEEMLDAGRAVSDSGLAAFAVAGQDGWTLTDWFENVYLSQAGPEKYDALAAHDLAWTDAGVVDALTTLGELFQDDRLVAGGQKGALTTDFPGSVEKVFGPAPDAAMVYEGDFVAGVAKDQFGRTIGDDADFFPFPAVGDGPAPVVSGGDAAVVLKDGANSEAGMALIEYLAGPEAAAVWAAEGGFLSPNKRLDLAAYADDVTRAIAESLVEAGDTVRFDMSDQAPAAFGGTKGAGEWKILQDFLRDPSDPEATAAALEAAAAKAYQD; this comes from the coding sequence ATGATGCGACGACGTACCACCTTGCTCACCGGCTGCACGGCGCTCGTGCTCGCCCTGGGCGCGACCGCGTGTGGAGGAGGGACCGTCGAGGCCGGCGGCGACAAGTCGCTGGACGGCAGCACGGTCACCGTGGCCGGTGTGTGGTCCGGCGCGGAGCAGGAGAACTTCCAGAAGGTGCTCGACGCCTTCTCCGAGAAGACCGGGGCGCGCACCGAGTTCGTCGCGACCGGCGACAACGTCTCGACCGTGGTCGGCAGCAAGATCGAGGGCGGCAACGCCCCCGACGTGGTGATGGTGCCGCAGGTCGGCGTGCTGGAGCAGTTCGCCGAGGCGGGCTGGCTCGAACCGCTGTCCGACACGGCCCGGGAGTCGATCGAGGCCAACTACGCCGGGGTGTGGCAGGACTACGGGACCGTCGACGACACCCTCTACGGCCTCTACTTCAAGGCCGCGCACAAGTCCACGGTCTGGTACGACCCGGACGCGCTCGCCCAGGCCGGCGTCCGGCCTCCCACGACCTACGAGGAGATGCTGGACGCCGGACGCGCGGTGTCCGACTCCGGCCTGGCCGCCTTCGCGGTCGCCGGGCAGGACGGTTGGACCCTGACCGACTGGTTCGAGAACGTCTACCTCTCGCAGGCCGGGCCGGAGAAGTACGACGCCCTCGCCGCGCACGACCTGGCGTGGACCGACGCCGGCGTCGTCGACGCGCTCACCACGCTCGGGGAACTGTTCCAGGACGACCGGCTGGTCGCCGGCGGCCAGAAGGGCGCCCTGACCACGGACTTCCCCGGCTCGGTGGAGAAGGTCTTCGGCCCCGCGCCCGACGCCGCCATGGTCTACGAGGGCGACTTCGTGGCCGGCGTCGCCAAGGACCAGTTCGGCCGGACGATCGGGGACGACGCCGACTTCTTCCCGTTCCCCGCGGTCGGCGACGGCCCCGCCCCCGTGGTCAGCGGGGGCGACGCGGCCGTCGTCCTCAAGGACGGCGCGAACTCCGAGGCCGGAATGGCTCTGATCGAGTATCTGGCCGGTCCGGAGGCCGCGGCCGTGTGGGCCGCGGAGGGCGGTTTCCTCTCCCCCAACAAGCGACTCGACCTCGCGGCCTACGCCGACGACGTGACCCGTGCCATCGCCGAGTCGTTGGTGGAGGCCGGTGACACGGTCCGGTTCGACATGTCCGACCAGGCACCGGCCGCCTTCGGCGGGACGAAGGGCGCCGGGGAGTGGAAGATCCTCCAGGACTTCCTCCGCGACCCCTCCGATCCCGAGGCGACCGCCGCCGCGCTGGAGGCCGCCGCGGCCAAGGCCTACCAGGACTGA
- a CDS encoding PadR family transcriptional regulator gives MRPHLLALLARGPAHGYELKQDLEQILGSAYPQPNVGQIYVTLGRLEKTGLIEGEDVEQSGRPNKKVYHLTDAGREALRLWFEETADEPRVRDEFFMKLALAPQSGLADQVALINRQRRQYLNTMRQLSRLAAAEDRNNRIAQLLIEGAMLHLQADLDWLERCQEELEELR, from the coding sequence GTGCGCCCGCACCTCCTGGCGCTCCTCGCTCGTGGCCCGGCCCACGGTTACGAGCTGAAACAGGACCTTGAGCAAATCCTGGGCTCGGCGTACCCTCAGCCGAATGTCGGCCAGATCTACGTCACCCTCGGCCGCCTGGAGAAGACGGGGCTGATCGAGGGCGAGGACGTGGAGCAGTCCGGCCGCCCCAACAAGAAGGTCTACCACCTCACCGACGCGGGTCGGGAGGCCCTGCGCCTCTGGTTCGAGGAGACCGCGGACGAGCCCCGGGTCAGGGACGAGTTCTTCATGAAGCTCGCCTTGGCGCCCCAGTCCGGACTCGCCGACCAGGTCGCCCTCATCAACAGACAGCGCCGGCAGTACCTGAACACGATGCGGCAGCTGTCCCGGCTCGCCGCCGCCGAAGACCGGAACAACCGCATCGCACAACTGCTGATCGAGGGCGCGATGCTGCACCTGCAGGCCGACCTCGACTGGCTGGAGCGGTGCCAGGAGGAGCTGGAGGAACTGAGGTGA
- a CDS encoding glycoside hydrolase family 13 protein has product MNGHHWWRDAVIYQVYVRSFLDSTGDGVGDLAGVRAGLPYLRRLGVDGVWLSPFYPSPQHDHGYDVADYRGVDPLFGDLDEFDRLVESAHRLGIRVLLDIVPNHCSSEHPWFRRAVEDGPGSPARALFHFADGSGPDGAEPPNNWHAMFGGPAWSRVTEPDGRPGQWYLHLFTPEQPDWNWRAPEVGAEFERTLRFWLDRGVDGFRIDVAAGLFKHPDLPDSPDPEADARTRDSVNPLAWNQPEVHDVWRHWRSVCEDYTARDGRERLLVGEVSVPTAREHARYVRSDELHQAFFFDLLGAPWDADAFRKVIAEAMQDIAGTGSTVTWVLNNHDQVRTVTRYGEPAQGAGGLGAARARAAALLMLALPGAAYVYQGEELGLPEVVDLPDDVLTDPIFHRTGSRARIRDGCRVPLPWSGQASPFGFTSGAQGVKPWLPQPAYFAEYATDRALADTRSFWHLYRDGLQFRSELPQLGEGTLRWLDTPPGVLAFVRGEGLVCAVNFGTAPAPAPVPGPPLLASGPCPTGELPGSTAAWWMADL; this is encoded by the coding sequence GTGAACGGACACCACTGGTGGCGGGACGCGGTGATCTATCAGGTCTACGTCCGCAGCTTCCTCGACAGCACCGGCGACGGCGTCGGGGATCTCGCCGGGGTCCGGGCCGGGCTGCCGTATCTGCGCAGACTCGGCGTCGACGGCGTGTGGTTGAGTCCCTTCTACCCTTCCCCCCAGCACGACCACGGCTACGACGTGGCGGACTACCGTGGCGTCGACCCGCTCTTCGGCGACCTCGACGAATTCGACCGGCTCGTCGAGTCGGCCCACAGGCTGGGCATTCGCGTCCTGCTGGACATCGTGCCCAACCACTGCTCCAGCGAGCACCCGTGGTTCCGTCGAGCGGTCGAGGACGGGCCCGGGAGTCCGGCCCGCGCCCTCTTCCACTTCGCCGACGGCAGCGGGCCCGACGGCGCCGAGCCGCCCAACAACTGGCACGCCATGTTCGGAGGCCCCGCCTGGAGTCGGGTCACCGAGCCCGACGGTCGGCCCGGACAGTGGTACCTGCACCTGTTCACGCCGGAACAACCCGACTGGAACTGGCGCGCCCCCGAGGTCGGCGCCGAGTTCGAGCGCACCCTGCGCTTCTGGCTCGACCGCGGCGTCGACGGGTTCCGCATCGACGTGGCCGCCGGTCTCTTCAAACACCCCGACCTGCCCGACTCGCCCGACCCCGAGGCGGACGCCCGGACCCGTGACTCCGTCAACCCCCTGGCCTGGAACCAGCCCGAGGTCCACGACGTCTGGCGGCACTGGCGGTCTGTCTGCGAGGACTACACCGCCCGGGACGGACGCGAACGCCTCCTCGTCGGCGAGGTGTCCGTACCGACTGCCCGCGAGCACGCGCGCTACGTCCGTTCCGACGAACTCCACCAGGCCTTCTTCTTCGACCTCCTCGGCGCGCCGTGGGACGCCGACGCCTTCCGGAAGGTCATCGCGGAGGCGATGCAGGACATCGCGGGCACCGGGTCGACGGTGACCTGGGTCCTCAACAACCACGACCAGGTGCGCACCGTCACCCGCTACGGCGAACCCGCGCAGGGGGCCGGCGGCCTCGGCGCCGCCCGGGCCCGCGCCGCCGCGCTGCTCATGCTGGCCCTGCCCGGGGCCGCGTACGTCTACCAGGGCGAGGAACTCGGCCTGCCCGAGGTCGTCGACCTCCCCGACGACGTCCTCACCGACCCGATCTTCCACCGGACCGGCAGCCGGGCCCGGATCCGCGACGGCTGCCGCGTCCCGCTGCCCTGGTCCGGACAGGCTTCCCCGTTCGGCTTCACCTCCGGGGCACAGGGCGTCAAACCGTGGCTGCCCCAACCGGCGTACTTCGCCGAGTACGCGACCGACCGGGCCCTCGCCGACACGAGGTCCTTCTGGCATCTGTACCGCGACGGGCTCCAGTTCCGCTCGGAGCTGCCGCAGCTCGGCGAGGGCACCCTGCGGTGGCTGGACACCCCTCCCGGTGTGCTGGCCTTCGTCCGGGGCGAGGGACTGGTCTGCGCCGTCAACTTCGGCACCGCCCCCGCCCCCGCCCCGGTTCCGGGACCGCCCCTGCTGGCCAGCGGCCCCTGTCCGACCGGGGAACTGCCCGGCTCCACCGCCGCCTGGTGGATGGCCGACCTCTGA
- a CDS encoding ABC transporter ATP-binding protein, with protein MSEEAPTPALRASGLVKTYHGEGAPVPAVRGVDLRVRGGEFVAITGPSGAGKSTLLHLLGGLQRPDAGRLWLDGTPTDQWSEGRWAVERRTRVGIVFQFFNLVSSLSVADNVELPALLAGTPPGRAREKRAELLGELGLSGKDRAMPGELSGGEQQRVALARALVNHPPLLLADEPAGSLDSRGTREVMRLLSRFHKRGQTILLVTHDARLASAADRVISFFDGAVADDADLTGNPPARRSGASGVLELRD; from the coding sequence GTGAGCGAGGAGGCACCCACCCCTGCCCTGCGCGCCTCGGGCCTGGTGAAGACGTACCACGGCGAGGGGGCTCCGGTCCCCGCGGTGCGCGGTGTCGACCTCCGCGTGCGCGGTGGCGAGTTCGTCGCGATCACCGGGCCCTCGGGGGCGGGCAAGTCGACACTCCTGCACCTGCTGGGCGGTCTGCAACGACCCGACGCGGGCCGGCTCTGGCTGGACGGGACCCCGACGGACCAGTGGTCCGAGGGCCGCTGGGCGGTGGAGCGTCGCACCCGCGTCGGCATCGTGTTCCAGTTCTTCAACCTCGTGTCGAGCCTCTCCGTGGCCGACAACGTGGAGCTGCCCGCCCTCCTCGCCGGAACGCCCCCCGGACGGGCCCGCGAGAAGCGGGCCGAGCTGCTCGGCGAGCTGGGGCTGTCCGGGAAGGACCGCGCCATGCCCGGCGAACTGTCCGGAGGCGAGCAACAGCGGGTGGCCCTGGCCAGAGCGCTGGTCAACCACCCCCCGCTACTCCTGGCCGACGAGCCGGCGGGCAGTCTCGACAGTCGAGGGACCCGCGAGGTCATGCGCCTGTTGTCCCGATTCCACAAGCGCGGACAGACCATCCTGCTGGTCACCCACGACGCCCGGCTGGCGAGCGCCGCCGACCGCGTGATCAGCTTCTTCGACGGAGCGGTGGCCGACGACGCGGACCTGACCGGAAACCCTCCCGCCCGCCGGTCCGGGGCCTCCGGGGTGCTGGAGCTGAGGGACTGA
- a CDS encoding ABC transporter substrate-binding protein has protein sequence MRWIGAAGRGLLVLLVIMTGYAASGVRAPEGLAEGRGPLTLATAGDLTGYLGPLLEGWNLTHPDERVTLVELPDSADETRAQMATDLRDGDRHRFDVLNIDVNWTSEFAAAGWIRPLPRERFALDAFLPPVVDTATYDGRLFAVPYVTNAGLLLYREDVLEAEGVEPPRTWAELERQASTLAPSHGLDGYAGQFLPYEGLTVNVVEAVHSAGGEILGDEGRRVTVDSEASREGLGLLVRGVREGWIPREALTYKEEESRQAFQDGRLLFLRNWPYAYVAATAPGSSVAGKVGAVPLPGPDGPGTSVLGGSNLAVGSHARHPDSAARLLAYLTGESAQREVLTRGALPPVRADLYDDPELVRDFPYLPTLRESVLAAAPRPKSPHYDQVSLAVQAVVYDAMTGHETPESAVRRLARELAAISRR, from the coding sequence ATGCGGTGGATCGGTGCCGCCGGGAGGGGCCTCCTCGTCCTGTTGGTGATCATGACAGGTTACGCCGCGTCGGGAGTGCGCGCCCCGGAGGGGCTCGCGGAGGGTCGTGGCCCGCTGACCCTGGCCACCGCCGGGGACCTCACCGGGTACCTGGGCCCGCTGCTGGAGGGCTGGAACCTGACCCACCCGGACGAGCGGGTCACGCTCGTCGAACTCCCGGACTCCGCCGACGAGACCCGCGCGCAGATGGCCACCGACCTTCGCGACGGCGACCGTCATCGGTTCGACGTCCTCAACATCGACGTCAACTGGACCTCCGAGTTCGCCGCGGCCGGGTGGATACGTCCGTTGCCGCGCGAGCGTTTCGCGCTGGACGCCTTCCTTCCTCCCGTCGTGGACACCGCGACCTACGACGGCCGACTGTTCGCCGTGCCGTACGTCACCAACGCGGGTCTGCTGCTGTATCGGGAGGACGTACTGGAGGCCGAGGGGGTCGAGCCGCCGAGGACCTGGGCGGAACTGGAGCGGCAGGCGAGCACCCTGGCCCCGTCGCACGGTCTCGACGGCTACGCGGGGCAGTTCCTCCCCTACGAGGGGCTCACCGTGAACGTGGTGGAGGCGGTCCACTCGGCCGGTGGCGAAATCCTCGGTGACGAGGGGCGGCGGGTCACGGTCGACTCCGAGGCGTCTCGGGAAGGGCTCGGCCTGTTGGTGCGCGGGGTGCGGGAGGGCTGGATACCCCGGGAGGCGCTCACGTACAAGGAGGAGGAGTCCAGGCAGGCGTTCCAGGACGGGCGCCTGCTCTTCCTGCGCAACTGGCCCTATGCCTACGTGGCCGCCACCGCCCCGGGTTCATCGGTGGCGGGGAAGGTCGGCGCGGTGCCGCTTCCCGGCCCGGACGGCCCGGGGACCAGTGTCCTGGGAGGCTCCAACCTCGCCGTCGGCTCTCACGCGCGCCATCCCGACTCGGCCGCCCGGCTGCTCGCCTACCTGACGGGGGAGAGCGCCCAGCGCGAGGTGTTGACCCGGGGGGCGCTGCCGCCCGTCCGGGCCGATCTGTACGACGACCCGGAGCTGGTCCGCGACTTCCCCTATCTGCCGACGCTGCGGGAGAGCGTGCTGGCCGCCGCGCCGCGTCCCAAGAGCCCGCACTACGACCAGGTCAGCCTGGCCGTGCAGGCGGTCGTGTACGACGCGATGACCGGGCACGAGACGCCCGAGAGCGCCGTGCGACGGCTGGCGCGGGAACTGGCCGCCATCTCCCGCCGCTAG